A genomic region of Pseudomonas abietaniphila contains the following coding sequences:
- a CDS encoding MFS transporter: MVAILLSIALATLDTAIANTALPAIAADLNASPAASVWIINAYQLAAVATLLPFAALGGVLGQRKVYLGGLMLFVLSSALCTFAWSLPTLTIARVLQGLGASAIMSVNAGLISSIFPRERLGRGLGMNALVVGTSFSIGPTIASLVLSVASWPWLFAINLPIGVFALVFAWNSLPATKPGSLTFDRVTAILNVITFGALIFALSEAAQLGSMTTVLIALAIFLVSGAAMLKREAGHPAPMFPLDLLKRPMFALSALTAFCSFATQGLAFVSLPFFFETTLGRDPVQTGFLMTPWSVVVAMIAPFAGRMSDRYPPGLLGGIGLAMLCCGMISLATMPADASVMSIGARMILCGIGFGFFQAPNQKALMTSAPKERSSGASGTIATARLIGQATGAALVALSFGISSTHGPALALSIGAGFAAVGSVASGLRLVTRTKANAAG; encoded by the coding sequence ATGGTTGCGATTTTGCTGTCCATCGCCCTGGCCACGCTCGACACGGCCATTGCCAACACCGCCCTGCCCGCCATTGCCGCCGACCTCAACGCGTCACCCGCGGCATCGGTGTGGATCATCAACGCCTACCAACTGGCGGCGGTGGCGACCCTGCTGCCGTTCGCGGCGTTGGGTGGCGTGCTGGGGCAGCGCAAGGTCTACCTTGGCGGGTTGATGCTGTTCGTGCTGTCGTCGGCGCTGTGCACGTTCGCCTGGTCGCTGCCCACGCTGACCATCGCCCGTGTGCTGCAAGGCCTGGGTGCCAGCGCGATCATGAGCGTGAATGCCGGCCTGATCAGCTCGATCTTCCCGCGCGAACGCCTCGGCCGCGGGCTGGGCATGAACGCGCTGGTGGTCGGCACGTCGTTTTCCATCGGCCCCACCATCGCCTCGTTGGTGCTGTCGGTGGCCAGTTGGCCGTGGCTGTTCGCGATCAACCTGCCCATCGGTGTGTTCGCCCTGGTATTCGCCTGGAACTCGCTGCCCGCCACCAAACCCGGCAGCCTGACCTTTGACCGCGTGACGGCGATCCTCAACGTCATCACCTTTGGTGCGCTGATCTTCGCCTTGAGCGAGGCGGCTCAACTAGGCTCGATGACCACCGTGCTGATCGCCCTGGCGATCTTTCTGGTCAGCGGCGCGGCCATGCTCAAACGCGAGGCCGGGCACCCGGCGCCGATGTTCCCGCTGGACCTGCTCAAGCGCCCGATGTTTGCCCTGTCGGCTTTGACTGCTTTTTGCTCCTTCGCCACGCAAGGCCTGGCGTTCGTGTCACTGCCGTTCTTCTTCGAGACCACGCTGGGCCGTGACCCGGTGCAGACCGGTTTCCTGATGACGCCCTGGTCGGTGGTGGTGGCGATGATCGCGCCGTTCGCCGGACGCATGTCCGATCGTTACCCGCCGGGGCTGCTGGGCGGTATCGGTCTGGCGATGCTCTGCTGTGGGATGATTTCGCTGGCGACCATGCCTGCCGACGCCAGCGTGATGTCCATCGGCGCGCGGATGATCCTGTGCGGGATCGGCTTCGGCTTTTTCCAGGCACCCAATCAGAAAGCGCTGATGACCAGCGCCCCGAAAGAACGCTCAAGCGGCGCCAGCGGCACCATCGCCACGGCCCGCTTGATCGGTCAGGCGACCGGCGCGGCCCTGGTGGCGCTGAGTTTCGGGATTTCCAGCACCCACGGCCCGGCGCTGGCACTGAGCATCGGCGCCGGGTTTGCGGCAGTGGGCAGCGTGGCCAGTGGCTTGCGGTTGGTGACCAGGACCAAGGCGAACGCAGCTGGCTGA
- the hutC gene encoding histidine utilization repressor yields the protein MMDKPAPQALYRQAKDFVHGKLVSGEWKPGDLIPSENRLVLELGMSRMTVNRALRELTEEGRLLRVSGVGTFVAESKPQSNLLHISNIADEILARGHRYHCQVLHLTRESASMPIASALSLPTGASVFHLLCVHYEEDVAVQLEDRYVNPQTAPDFLQQPFGDALQSARYLLQIIQPDEMEHIVEASHPTADELKYLQIDASEPCLVLMRRTWNNGRVVTYVRLVHPSSRYRLGSRLPVTGAYRDS from the coding sequence ATGATGGACAAGCCAGCGCCACAAGCCCTGTACCGCCAGGCAAAGGATTTTGTGCACGGCAAGCTGGTGTCCGGGGAATGGAAACCTGGCGACCTGATTCCCTCTGAAAACCGTCTGGTGCTGGAACTGGGCATGTCGCGCATGACGGTCAACCGGGCGTTGCGCGAACTGACCGAGGAAGGCCGTCTGCTGCGAGTGTCCGGCGTGGGCACCTTCGTCGCCGAGAGCAAGCCGCAATCGAACCTGCTGCACATCAGCAATATCGCCGATGAGATTCTGGCGCGAGGGCATCGTTATCACTGCCAGGTGCTGCACCTGACGCGGGAATCAGCGTCGATGCCGATCGCCTCGGCGCTCTCACTGCCCACCGGCGCCTCGGTGTTTCACCTGCTCTGCGTGCATTACGAAGAAGATGTGGCGGTGCAACTGGAGGATCGCTACGTCAATCCGCAGACGGCGCCGGACTTTTTGCAGCAACCCTTCGGCGACGCATTGCAGTCAGCGCGCTACCTGCTGCAAATCATCCAGCCGGACGAAATGGAGCACATTGTCGAGGCCAGTCATCCAACCGCAGACGAACTCAAATACCTGCAGATCGACGCCAGCGAGCCCTGTCTGGTGCTGATGCGTCGCACATGGAACAACGGCCGTGTGGTGACCTACGTGCGGCTGGTCCACCCTTCCTCGCGCTACCGTCTCGGCAGCCGCTTGCCGGTGACAGGCGCTTACCGCGACAGTTGA